A region from the Stygiolobus caldivivus genome encodes:
- a CDS encoding CDC48 family AAA ATPase translates to MSSAEFSPSKKELILRVVEAKQKDVGRGKVRIDIDLLSQIGVNPGEVVEIEGQRKTAAIAWPLAPEDTLNEEDKYIIRMDGITRKNAGVAIGDKVIVRKVSPKIATSVRLAPSNFSITVDPGFISYVKKKLKDTPLVEGDTVLIPVLGQAIPFSVIQVRPQGVVIVSDETSITISEKPFEQAKYPRVTYEDIGGMKHIIQKIRELVELPLRHPELFKRLGIEPPKGILLYGPPGVGKTLLAKAVANETEAYFTSINGPEIMSKFYGESEQRLREIFEDAKKHAPAIIFIDEIDAIAPKRDEVIGEVERRVVAQLLTLMDGLENRGNVIVIAATNRPNAVDPALRRPGRFDRELEIPLPDKQGRLEILQIHTRSMPLSKDVDLQKLADMTHGYTGADLSALVREAAMNALRRYLQMIDLSQDKIPPEILEKMEVNMDDFLKAFKDIVPSGLREIYVEVPEVHWDDIGGLEDVKEELREVVEYPLKYREAYETVGIEPPKGILLFGPPGTGKTMLAKAVATESGANFIAVRGPEVLSKWVGESEKAIREIFRKARQAAPTVIFFDEIDAIAPMRGLSVDSGVTERIVNQLLAEMDGIEKLENVVVIAATNRPDILDPALLRPGRFDRLIYVPPPDKRARLEILKVHTKNVPMAEDVTLEEIAEKTEGYTGADLSALVREATLRAIREQMTDCMKKADDNCKRGDSECRERTIRECMSGKGALAERRHFDFALKKVRPSVTPDMVQFYQNWVDKARQQLPRANVKPSTFT, encoded by the coding sequence TTGAGTAGTGCTGAATTTTCTCCTTCGAAGAAGGAGCTTATATTGAGAGTTGTTGAAGCTAAGCAAAAAGATGTAGGAAGAGGAAAAGTAAGGATAGATATTGACTTACTTTCACAGATAGGGGTTAACCCTGGGGAAGTTGTTGAGATCGAAGGACAGAGAAAGACGGCAGCTATTGCTTGGCCTTTGGCCCCAGAGGATACGTTAAATGAAGAAGATAAGTACATCATAAGGATGGACGGAATAACAAGAAAAAATGCAGGAGTAGCTATAGGTGATAAGGTAATAGTTAGAAAAGTTAGTCCTAAGATAGCTACTAGCGTTAGGTTAGCCCCTTCAAACTTCTCAATTACTGTTGACCCAGGGTTCATTTCTTATGTTAAGAAAAAACTGAAAGACACACCCCTTGTAGAGGGTGATACTGTCCTAATCCCGGTATTGGGGCAAGCGATACCCTTTAGTGTTATACAAGTTAGACCTCAAGGTGTAGTTATCGTCTCTGATGAGACTAGTATTACGATATCAGAAAAACCATTCGAACAAGCTAAGTACCCTAGAGTCACATACGAAGATATTGGCGGAATGAAACACATAATCCAGAAAATAAGAGAGTTAGTAGAATTACCCTTAAGACACCCAGAATTATTCAAAAGACTGGGTATTGAACCACCTAAAGGTATACTACTTTATGGACCACCTGGAGTAGGAAAAACTTTATTGGCTAAAGCTGTTGCAAATGAAACGGAGGCGTATTTTACTTCTATAAATGGACCTGAAATAATGAGTAAATTTTATGGTGAGAGCGAGCAAAGACTTAGGGAAATTTTTGAGGATGCTAAGAAGCACGCACCAGCAATAATCTTCATAGACGAAATAGACGCAATAGCCCCTAAGAGAGATGAAGTTATAGGAGAAGTGGAGAGAAGGGTAGTTGCACAGCTGCTTACCTTGATGGACGGCCTTGAAAATAGAGGAAACGTAATAGTAATAGCGGCTACTAATAGGCCGAATGCAGTTGACCCAGCACTCAGGAGACCAGGGAGGTTTGATAGAGAACTAGAGATACCCTTACCAGATAAGCAAGGAAGACTAGAAATATTACAAATTCATACTAGGAGTATGCCTCTATCTAAAGATGTTGATTTACAGAAACTGGCAGATATGACCCATGGATATACTGGAGCTGACTTATCAGCACTAGTCAGAGAAGCCGCGATGAACGCCCTAAGAAGGTACTTACAAATGATCGACCTTAGCCAAGATAAAATACCTCCTGAAATCCTAGAAAAAATGGAAGTAAACATGGATGACTTTCTCAAAGCATTTAAGGATATTGTACCCAGCGGACTAAGGGAAATTTACGTAGAAGTGCCAGAAGTTCATTGGGACGACATAGGAGGATTAGAAGACGTTAAAGAAGAGTTAAGAGAAGTAGTAGAGTATCCGCTAAAATACAGAGAAGCCTATGAGACCGTCGGTATTGAACCGCCTAAGGGTATTTTGTTGTTTGGTCCACCCGGTACTGGTAAGACTATGCTAGCAAAAGCAGTAGCAACAGAAAGCGGAGCAAACTTCATAGCAGTAAGAGGACCAGAAGTACTATCAAAATGGGTAGGAGAAAGCGAAAAAGCAATAAGAGAAATATTCAGAAAAGCAAGACAAGCAGCACCCACAGTAATATTCTTCGACGAAATAGACGCAATAGCACCAATGAGAGGACTATCGGTTGATAGTGGGGTAACAGAAAGGATTGTAAACCAACTACTAGCAGAAATGGACGGTATTGAAAAATTGGAGAATGTAGTTGTTATTGCTGCTACTAATAGGCCTGATATATTAGACCCAGCACTACTAAGGCCCGGGAGATTCGACAGACTAATCTACGTACCACCACCAGACAAAAGAGCAAGACTAGAAATACTAAAAGTACACACCAAAAACGTACCAATGGCAGAAGATGTAACATTAGAAGAGATAGCTGAAAAGACGGAAGGATATACTGGAGCTGACTTATCAGCACTAGTCAGAGAAGCTACATTAAGGGCTATAAGAGAACAAATGACAGATTGCATGAAGAAAGCTGATGATAACTGTAAGAGAGGAGATTCAGAGTGTAGGGAAAGAACAATACGAGAGTGCATGAGCGGAAAAGGAGCTCTGGCAGAGAGAAGGCACTTCGATTTTGCTCTAAAGAAAGTAAGACCGTCGGTAACACCAGATATGGTTCAATTCTACCAGAACTGGGTCGATAAGGCAAGACAGCAACTACCTAGAGCTAATGTAAAGCCTAGTACCTTTACGTGA
- a CDS encoding elongation factor 1-beta — MTDVLVILKVYPESDEINLDTLTEEINKKLPQGYKLVRKDTEPIAYGLKALVAYIQMPENTEGGTEALEDIVNGIQGVSHAEVVGVTRLGF, encoded by the coding sequence GTGACGGATGTCTTAGTAATACTAAAAGTGTATCCAGAGAGCGATGAAATAAATCTAGATACTTTAACTGAGGAGATTAATAAAAAATTACCACAAGGCTATAAGCTTGTTAGAAAAGATACTGAACCAATAGCATACGGGCTAAAAGCCCTTGTAGCATACATACAGATGCCAGAGAATACCGAAGGGGGAACTGAAGCCCTTGAAGATATAGTAAACGGAATACAAGGAGTAAGTCACGCTGAAGTAGTAGGAGTTACAAGATTAGGTTTTTAA
- the truD gene encoding tRNA pseudouridine(13) synthase TruD: MEKYYINENWEPISVTIPRPYGFKVVEEISNKPVSEWKGKDKGRYAVYLLRKVGIDHFTVIDKISTICKMKPSYIGIKDTNAVTEQIIYFTSKPEINEYRNDKFELIFLGFSDEKFNHTGNMFEIELVSDNNRELERRLSVMSNTKYLFAYIGYQRFGTIRPNTHIVGKYLLLRDWCESIRWLAGRPFESENDKVKEARLAYEKGDYEKAIQLFPKKFRDEREVIKALAKGEDCLSALKKVKTPLRFFVEAYQSYLFNKYLSLVADNLRGRESDDVFLTIPKKFTEPLDPIIRQIAIEEGILGYSFHIPEIKVNLKDLRRRAFMRLRNVRVETKSETKKISFSLDRGMYATLVIREISRADPRSFT; this comes from the coding sequence ATGGAAAAATACTATATAAATGAAAACTGGGAGCCGATAAGTGTAACTATACCGAGGCCCTATGGTTTTAAAGTGGTCGAAGAGATATCAAATAAGCCAGTAAGCGAATGGAAAGGAAAAGATAAGGGAAGATATGCAGTATACCTCCTGAGAAAAGTTGGGATAGATCACTTTACGGTAATTGATAAAATCAGTACCATCTGTAAAATGAAACCAAGTTACATAGGGATCAAAGATACTAACGCTGTAACTGAACAAATAATATATTTTACTTCAAAACCTGAAATTAACGAGTATAGAAACGACAAATTTGAATTAATATTTTTGGGATTCTCAGACGAAAAATTCAACCACACTGGTAATATGTTTGAAATAGAACTTGTTAGTGACAATAACAGAGAATTAGAAAGAAGACTGTCAGTGATGAGTAATACTAAGTACTTGTTTGCTTATATAGGTTATCAAAGATTCGGAACCATAAGGCCTAATACCCATATTGTAGGTAAATATTTGTTGCTTAGAGACTGGTGTGAATCTATAAGATGGTTAGCAGGACGTCCTTTCGAAAGCGAAAACGATAAGGTTAAGGAGGCAAGGCTCGCTTATGAAAAGGGTGACTACGAGAAAGCTATACAGCTCTTTCCTAAAAAGTTTAGGGACGAACGAGAGGTTATAAAAGCCTTAGCTAAAGGTGAGGATTGTCTATCAGCCTTAAAAAAGGTTAAGACGCCGCTCAGGTTTTTTGTCGAGGCATATCAGTCATACCTTTTCAATAAATACCTTTCTCTAGTAGCAGATAACTTAAGAGGAAGGGAGAGCGACGATGTATTTTTAACTATTCCTAAAAAGTTTACAGAACCGTTAGATCCCATAATTAGACAAATAGCGATAGAAGAGGGAATATTAGGATATTCTTTTCATATCCCTGAAATTAAAGTAAATTTAAAGGATTTAAGAAGAAGGGCTTTTATGAGGTTGAGAAATGTCAGGGTAGAGACAAAAAGTGAAACTAAAAAAATTTCTTTTTCCTTAGATCGCGGTATGTATGCCACATTAGTAATAAGAGAAATTAGTCGTGCTGATCCAAGAAGTTTTACTTAG
- a CDS encoding zinc finger domain-containing protein: protein MSFRLSLKEEIEPPVCSSCGKIIHPREKGVEFICPNCGEVIIRRCYECRKQGVTYICPKCGFEGP, encoded by the coding sequence ATTTCATTTAGGTTAAGCTTAAAAGAGGAAATAGAACCGCCAGTCTGTTCAAGTTGCGGCAAGATAATACACCCTAGAGAAAAAGGAGTAGAATTCATTTGCCCTAATTGCGGAGAGGTAATAATAAGGAGATGTTACGAGTGTAGAAAACAAGGAGTTACATATATATGCCCCAAATGCGGGTTTGAAGGACCATAA
- the pth2 gene encoding peptidyl-tRNA hydrolase Pth2, translated as MPIKMVIVVRTDLEMGKGKIAAQAAHAAVSLVLDILYKGKNNWREWLEEWLSEGQPKIVVKVNSLDEMLRRSKLAQDYNLPFVIIQDAGKTQLEPGTPTCVGIGPAPSEIIDKITGDLKLL; from the coding sequence ATGCCTATAAAAATGGTTATAGTTGTAAGGACAGATTTAGAGATGGGAAAAGGGAAAATAGCTGCACAAGCAGCCCATGCAGCAGTATCTTTAGTTTTAGATATACTGTATAAGGGGAAAAATAACTGGCGAGAATGGTTAGAGGAATGGTTATCTGAGGGCCAACCTAAAATAGTAGTTAAAGTAAATAGCTTGGATGAAATGTTAAGGAGATCAAAACTTGCTCAAGATTATAATCTTCCATTTGTTATTATTCAGGATGCTGGTAAAACGCAATTAGAGCCCGGTACTCCAACATGTGTTGGAATAGGCCCCGCCCCATCAGAAATTATTGATAAGATAACTGGTGACCTAAAATTACTGTAA
- the fen gene encoding flap endonuclease-1 has protein sequence MGVDLSELVEDIKREVSLGELKGKKISIDAYNALYQFLAAIRQPDGTPLMDSQGRVTSHLNGLFYRTISILEEGVIPIYVFDGKPPEQKSEELERRKKVKEEAERRLDQLKKEGTGEIKELKKYSQMSIKLTNEMAEESKKLLDLMGIPIIQAPSEGEAEAAYINSLGLSWATGSQDYDSLLFGATRLVRNLTITGKRKLPRKDVYVEIKPELIELAELLRKLGITREQLIDIAILIGTDYDPEGIKGIGIKTAYRIIKKYGKIETAVEKGEVSKQKITFNIEEIRNLFLNPLVKRPENNLELKDCDEEGIEELLVKEHDFNEERVKNAIERLKKAKREAKGAERQKGLDQWF, from the coding sequence ATAGGAGTAGATCTTTCAGAGCTGGTTGAAGACATAAAGAGAGAAGTTAGCCTAGGTGAGCTTAAAGGTAAAAAAATAAGTATTGATGCTTATAATGCTCTATATCAGTTCTTGGCTGCTATTAGGCAACCAGATGGGACACCCTTAATGGATTCTCAAGGACGAGTTACGAGCCATTTAAATGGACTTTTTTATAGGACTATTAGTATCTTGGAAGAAGGAGTTATACCAATCTATGTTTTTGATGGTAAACCGCCTGAACAGAAAAGCGAAGAACTTGAGAGGAGGAAAAAAGTTAAAGAAGAAGCTGAGAGAAGATTAGATCAGTTAAAAAAGGAAGGTACAGGTGAAATAAAAGAACTTAAAAAGTATTCGCAAATGTCTATTAAGCTAACTAATGAAATGGCTGAAGAAAGTAAAAAATTATTAGACCTTATGGGGATACCCATAATACAAGCTCCAAGTGAGGGAGAAGCTGAAGCCGCTTATATTAATTCTCTAGGCTTATCTTGGGCTACAGGTAGCCAAGATTACGACTCACTCCTTTTTGGTGCTACGCGTCTTGTGAGAAATCTTACCATAACTGGGAAAAGAAAATTACCTAGAAAAGATGTATACGTGGAGATAAAGCCAGAATTAATAGAGCTAGCAGAACTCCTTAGAAAACTCGGGATAACTAGAGAACAATTAATAGATATCGCTATACTCATAGGTACTGACTACGACCCTGAAGGAATAAAGGGAATAGGAATTAAGACAGCGTATAGGATAATTAAAAAATACGGGAAAATTGAAACAGCTGTGGAAAAAGGGGAAGTATCAAAACAAAAGATCACCTTTAACATAGAGGAAATAAGGAATCTTTTCCTTAATCCATTAGTTAAAAGACCAGAAAATAACCTCGAGTTAAAAGATTGTGATGAGGAAGGTATTGAAGAACTTCTCGTAAAAGAGCATGATTTTAATGAAGAAAGAGTAAAGAACGCAATAGAAAGGCTAAAGAAAGCTAAAAGAGAAGCTAAAGGGGCTGAAAGACAGAAAGGATTAGATCAATGGTTTTAA